A section of the Oncorhynchus gorbuscha isolate QuinsamMale2020 ecotype Even-year linkage group LG04, OgorEven_v1.0, whole genome shotgun sequence genome encodes:
- the kcnip3a gene encoding Kv channel interacting protein 3a, calsenilin isoform X4, which yields MFLKLMHLLGLIDITETDDSSDSDLELSIVRHQPEGLDQLQVQTKFTKKELQSLYRGFKNECPSGLVDEETFKTIYSQFFPQGDATTYAHFLFNAFDMDRNGSIRFEDFVIGLSVLLRGSVTEKLNWAFNLYDINKDGYITKEEMLAIMKSIYDMMGRYTYPSVRDEAPSEHVDKFFQKMDRNRDGVVTIEEFIETCQKDESIMNSMQLFENVL from the exons ATGTTCCTCAAATTGATGCACTTACTGGGACTCATCGACATCACAGAGACTG ATG ACAGTAGTGACAGTGATTTGGAGCTGTCTATAGTTCGTCACCAGCCAGAAGGCTTGGACCAGCTGCAGGTTCAGACCAAGTTCACCAAGAAGGAGCTCCAGTCACTATACAGGGGCTTCAAGAAT GAGTGTCCGAGTGGTTTGGTTGATGAAGAGACGTTCAAGACCATCTATTCTCAGTTCTTTCCCCAAGGAG ACGCCACCACCTATGCACATTTCCTGTTCAATGCGTTTGATATGGACAGAAATGGCTCCATTCGTTTTGAGGACTTTGTGATTGGCCTGTCTGTTCTTCTGAGAGGGTCAGTCACAGAGAAACTCAACTGGGCCTTCAACCTGTATGACATCAACAAGGATGGATACATCACTAAAGAG gagaTGCTGGCTATTATGAAGTCCATCTATGATATGATGGGCAGGTACACCTACCCAAGTGTGCGGGATGAGGCACCCTCTGAACATGTGGATAAGTTCTTCCAG aaaatggacagaaacagagatggaGTGGTGACCATTGAGGAGTTCATTGAGACCTGTCAGAAG GACGAGAGCATCATGAACTCCATGCAGCTCTTTGAGAACGTGCTCTAG
- the kcnip3a gene encoding Kv channel interacting protein 3a, calsenilin isoform X3 codes for MGFQIQGMELFAIGVVMIMFVAVLKGFGILEPMSSFEDDSSDSDLELSIVRHQPEGLDQLQVQTKFTKKELQSLYRGFKNECPSGLVDEETFKTIYSQFFPQGDATTYAHFLFNAFDMDRNGSIRFEDFVIGLSVLLRGSVTEKLNWAFNLYDINKDGYITKEEMLAIMKSIYDMMGRYTYPSVRDEAPSEHVDKFFQKMDRNRDGVVTIEEFIETCQKDESIMNSMQLFENVL; via the exons ATGGGGTTTCAGATCCAGGGCATGGAGCTGTTTGCCATTGGTGTGGTCATGATCATGTTTGTGGCTGTGCTCAAGGGCTTTGGCATCCTGGAGCCCATGTCCTCCTTTGAAG ATG ACAGTAGTGACAGTGATTTGGAGCTGTCTATAGTTCGTCACCAGCCAGAAGGCTTGGACCAGCTGCAGGTTCAGACCAAGTTCACCAAGAAGGAGCTCCAGTCACTATACAGGGGCTTCAAGAAT GAGTGTCCGAGTGGTTTGGTTGATGAAGAGACGTTCAAGACCATCTATTCTCAGTTCTTTCCCCAAGGAG ACGCCACCACCTATGCACATTTCCTGTTCAATGCGTTTGATATGGACAGAAATGGCTCCATTCGTTTTGAGGACTTTGTGATTGGCCTGTCTGTTCTTCTGAGAGGGTCAGTCACAGAGAAACTCAACTGGGCCTTCAACCTGTATGACATCAACAAGGATGGATACATCACTAAAGAG gagaTGCTGGCTATTATGAAGTCCATCTATGATATGATGGGCAGGTACACCTACCCAAGTGTGCGGGATGAGGCACCCTCTGAACATGTGGATAAGTTCTTCCAG aaaatggacagaaacagagatggaGTGGTGACCATTGAGGAGTTCATTGAGACCTGTCAGAAG GACGAGAGCATCATGAACTCCATGCAGCTCTTTGAGAACGTGCTCTAG
- the kcnip3a gene encoding Kv channel interacting protein 3a, calsenilin isoform X5 — protein sequence MGAVMAALSLEARRRLSRPNREKVDSDLELSIVRHQPEGLDQLQVQTKFTKKELQSLYRGFKNECPSGLVDEETFKTIYSQFFPQGDATTYAHFLFNAFDMDRNGSIRFEDFVIGLSVLLRGSVTEKLNWAFNLYDINKDGYITKEEMLAIMKSIYDMMGRYTYPSVRDEAPSEHVDKFFQKMDRNRDGVVTIEEFIETCQKDESIMNSMQLFENVL from the exons ATGGGTGCTGTGATGGCAGCTCTCTCCCTGGAGGCCAGGAGGCGTCTGTCTCGCccca acagagagaaagt TGACAGTGATTTGGAGCTGTCTATAGTTCGTCACCAGCCAGAAGGCTTGGACCAGCTGCAGGTTCAGACCAAGTTCACCAAGAAGGAGCTCCAGTCACTATACAGGGGCTTCAAGAAT GAGTGTCCGAGTGGTTTGGTTGATGAAGAGACGTTCAAGACCATCTATTCTCAGTTCTTTCCCCAAGGAG ACGCCACCACCTATGCACATTTCCTGTTCAATGCGTTTGATATGGACAGAAATGGCTCCATTCGTTTTGAGGACTTTGTGATTGGCCTGTCTGTTCTTCTGAGAGGGTCAGTCACAGAGAAACTCAACTGGGCCTTCAACCTGTATGACATCAACAAGGATGGATACATCACTAAAGAG gagaTGCTGGCTATTATGAAGTCCATCTATGATATGATGGGCAGGTACACCTACCCAAGTGTGCGGGATGAGGCACCCTCTGAACATGTGGATAAGTTCTTCCAG aaaatggacagaaacagagatggaGTGGTGACCATTGAGGAGTTCATTGAGACCTGTCAGAAG GACGAGAGCATCATGAACTCCATGCAGCTCTTTGAGAACGTGCTCTAG